The nucleotide sequence GGATATGCACATCGAGCAGGATGCAGGATGGCGTCCGGGTTCGCGCAACCGCCAGCAGCGCGGCGCCGTCGGCGAAACAGATGACCTGATAGCCACCTGCCGTCAGGACCATCGACAGCGTGTCGCGAACGGCAGGGTCGTCATCAACTACAAAGATCTCCCCACGGGAGGGGGCTTTTTCAGCCATGTTCCATCGTCCATGCGTGGTTGAATGTGACGCACACTCGGATAACGGTATTCAACTCCATACCGGACCGTATTTGTACGGGACCACAGCTTAACGCACAAGTAGCAACGCGCCCCTAGAAAATGACTGAGGAGTGCACCCATGCAGAATGGAGCAGGCGACGGCGTCGCACAGGCGCCCTACGACCAGAATGACGGCTACCGCGCCGTGGTTTCGGACCTCGTTAGCCTGGTCGAGCACGTCCAGAACAGCCTGCGGCTGATCGAACAGATGATCGCAAAGGAAACCTCACTGGAAACTTCACCGGAAACTTCGCCTGGCAGTTCCGAAAGTTCCACCAACTTTTCAATTCCGATGGGATCGAAACGGGCTCTGGATTTCTAAGCGGCACAATCGACCTCAGTGCATCGCCTCTTCGGCCTTCGAAGCACCCGGCCGCTTCTTGGCGTGCTTGCCCCTCAGGAAGCGGATGTCCATTTCCGTGCCGTTGACGCGAACGAGCTCGCACCGGCGATAGGCGAGGCCGGTTGACGACAGCAGCAGGAAGAACTCCTTGAGATTGAGGCCCTGAATGGAGCCTTCCACGGTCAGCGTGGCGTCGGTGTCCGAGATCGCGTTGAGTTGGCAGTCTCTGCGCCAGGTTCCGTCGATCGCCATGATGCAGACATCATAGCCCCGGCTGAATGTAACCCGCTCCGCGCCTTTGCTGTCCTCCGTCATCGCTCACCGTCCCGCCATCGCCGCGATTTTTGGCATCGACACTGCGGCCAGCGGAGACGCGGCACGCGCGCCGCTCGGCCGATAGAGACCGCGCTTGTCCGGGAACGGCTTGAAGACATCCGTCAGGCCGACGACGGTTTCCGCCGCGCCCAGCACCAGGAAGCCATCGCCTTCCATCGCCTTGGCGAGACGGCCGAAGATACTGATCTTGGTGTCCTGATCGAAATAGATCAGGACGTTCCGGCAGAAGATGACGTCGAAGACGCCGAGCTGGGAGAAATCGTGCAGCAGGTTCAGTTGCCGGTGCTGAACCATGGCGCGCAGCTCCGGGCCGATCTGCCAGAGCTCGCCGTTCTGCCTGAAATACTTGACCAGCAGTTGAATCGGAAGGCCGCGCTGCACCTCGAACTGGCTGTAGACGCCCGACTTCGATTTCTCGAGCACTTCCGTGGACAGGTCGGTCGCGATGATTTCGATGCGCCATCCGGCAAGCACCGCGCCCATTTCCTTCAGCGACATGGCAAGCGAATACGGCTCCTGGCCGGTCGAGCCGGCAGCGCACCATATCCTGATGCTCTTGCGGTTGGCGCGCGCCTTTAACATCTCCGGCATGATCGTATCGCGAAAGTGTTCGAACGGCACCTTGTCGCGGAAGAAGAAGGTTTCATTGGTGGTCATGGCTTCGACCACCTGGGCAATGATCGACGACGACCCGGCCTTCATCTTCTGCACGAGTTCGCCGATACCAGGCACACCGCATTTGCGCGATAGCGGCAGCAGACGGCTTTCGATCAGATATTGCTTGTCTGCCGACAGGTCGAGGCCGGAATGATCCTTCAGGAGCTTACGCAGATACTCATAGTCTGGCGGGGTCACGGGGGCCTCTCAGGGCAAGCGGATAAGATTAAACCGGGCTCTGTTCCGTGAACTCGATCAGGCCGACTTCCAGAAACTTCGCCGCGACGATGTCCCGGTCGAACGGCTTCATGATGTATTCGTTCGCACCGGCATCCAGCGCGCGCGAAATATGATCCATGCCGTTTTCGGTGGTGCAGAACACCACCTTGGGCACATCGCCGCCGGGCAGGCGGCGCAGATGGCCGAGGAATTCGTAGCCGTCCATGACAGGCATGTTCCAGTCGAGCAGGACGGCTGTAGGCA is from Bradyrhizobium sp. AZCC 2176 and encodes:
- a CDS encoding CheR family methyltransferase codes for the protein MTPPDYEYLRKLLKDHSGLDLSADKQYLIESRLLPLSRKCGVPGIGELVQKMKAGSSSIIAQVVEAMTTNETFFFRDKVPFEHFRDTIMPEMLKARANRKSIRIWCAAGSTGQEPYSLAMSLKEMGAVLAGWRIEIIATDLSTEVLEKSKSGVYSQFEVQRGLPIQLLVKYFRQNGELWQIGPELRAMVQHRQLNLLHDFSQLGVFDVIFCRNVLIYFDQDTKISIFGRLAKAMEGDGFLVLGAAETVVGLTDVFKPFPDKRGLYRPSGARAASPLAAVSMPKIAAMAGR
- a CDS encoding response regulator encodes the protein MKTCLVVDDSSVVRKIARRILEEMDFQITEAEDGEQALEACRSAMPTAVLLDWNMPVMDGYEFLGHLRRLPGGDVPKVVFCTTENGMDHISRALDAGANEYIMKPFDRDIVAAKFLEVGLIEFTEQSPV
- a CDS encoding PilZ domain-containing protein, which translates into the protein MTEDSKGAERVTFSRGYDVCIMAIDGTWRRDCQLNAISDTDATLTVEGSIQGLNLKEFFLLLSSTGLAYRRCELVRVNGTEMDIRFLRGKHAKKRPGASKAEEAMH